The Alnus glutinosa chromosome 10, dhAlnGlut1.1, whole genome shotgun sequence DNA window ACTCTCAGCTATATATTGACAAAAAAgccaagctctctctctctctctctctctctctacctcaaCCTGCTTCGATCAGCGTATCCATGGAGTCACAAACAGAAGCAGCAGTTAACTTTGGAAGATCTATCATAGTGCCTAGTGTTCAGGAACTAGCCAAGGAACCCATCGCCCACATCCCCCCGCGATACGTGCGAGAAGATAAGGACCGTTCGATCGTCTCCGATCAGCCATCCCTTCCGGCGGTGCCCGTCATCAATTTACAGAGATTGGTTGTTGAAGATTCCATGAACTCTGAGTTGGAGAGGCTGCACTCTGCCTGCAAAGACTGGGGATTCTtccaggtatatatatatatatatgtaaatggtTCGACGGATTGTCAATTGGATTGAGATTATTCTATTATATGTTTATAAtgtattaaaaacaaaaatattatattaataaataatgtataatacaaaacacttcaaactaattttacttttatgtcaaaaaattcagaattatttggaaaaaatacatataacttTCTCAAATCACAACTTTATTGTTAATGTCTctcttaatgacaaaaatacattttataaattattaaaataaaataaaaaacctaaaaaaaatataaaataacaaaaaggtataaaaaaaactaaaaacaaaaaagattaaaaaaatcatttttgttttttattttttaattttttttactataattttcagttattttttcgattgttttttttttgattatttttttgtttttttttttgttttttaatttttttttaaatttgttttatatatatatatatacattttcgaatttataaggatatttttgtcttactgaaaaaaatttatagtcatttttgtctttttgttgattttAAGGGGGGTATTGACatgtttttgataatttaagggaaatattgaaataattgataatttagaaggacattaacaattgaatggtagtttaacgaaatatttatattttttttcaaattatttggaCTTTTatatcataattttattttattattttcatatagcTTTCGTAGAAAACACTGATCACTCGAGTGCTTTTTATGGACATGGGAAAGCTCAAAGCTCCCTCCCTCCTCAGAAACCATTGGACATTAAATCAAATTCAAGAGTTTCGgttcattaattatttactatattttattttttaatgatcaatATTAGTATCCAGAAGTTAGATTATGCATATGTTATCACACTATAGTTCTATCTACAAGGGGTGAAATATGAGCCGATAATAACTACCCACATATACTATTTGCAACTCGTTATTTGCATATGCCAATGTAAATGCGATTAGTAAATATCACTATCTACATATGAGGATACAGATAACGGTTTTGTGGTATGCAGATTCGCATCCGCATAccctttctatatatatatatatagacacacacactaATTCAAAGTGCTTTTTAAGATTCTTAATTAACATAATCTCGAACATGTCCTTAGTCAATCTTGATTCACTCACCTAACGCCATTATATTGCAATATTTTCGGAATTGTTGCTAATAATGagaatactaattaaataattaaaccaacccttttttatcaactttttttttttttttttttttgggagagccTTTTCCATCTACTTAAGCTTTGGGATAATGTGTAAtgtaacatggtatcagagtaaagGTATTGAGTTTAAACCTTGTCTTTGTTattcacctctcatttcaattaaatatttcacatgttgaacctcaattattaaaacaaaatttgagcTCATACGTGAGGGGAAGTGTTATTCACATAAAACGATAAATATTCGCAATAAACTTATAGTTGTTAGCAGAAATGACTagaattttggaagaaaattaattaattattattattatttttggcaaataaaATTGTCAGCAAGTGCTCTACCTATGCTTCCATTGTTGTAGTATTGAAGTCTAGCTCAAATATTTCAACCTGTGAGGACAATAGTTCTTATATTGTTATAACAGGTTACAAACCATGGAGTTAGTACTTCTTTGCTGGAAGAATTCAAGACAGAAATTGACAACTTTTTCAAACTCCCCTacgaagaaaagaagaagctttgGCAACAGCCAGACAATCAGGAGGGATTTGGACAGCTCTTTGTGGTTTCAGAGGACCAGAAGCTAGACTGGTCGGACATGTTCTATGTAACTACTCTTCCACTCAATCTAAGGGAGGGTGAGCTATTTGACAAGCTTCCTCCAAAGCTCAGGTTTCTTCCTACctccatttgattttatttctgttattaaatttactattttctatCACTTTAAGTTTTCGGGACACATGGTGATTTAATACGGTATCAGTGCATAGAGCTTGAGTTTGAACTTGATCTCCTTCATTCACATCCCATTTAAATTAAGTATTCAACGTGCTATGCCCCACTTTTTAAGTGAGAGTTTAAGCTCACACATGATGAGTAGTGTTAATCTTATGAGAGTTTAAGCCAACATGTATGGAGGAGTATTagattataaattaaataattaaatgggaaaacttcacttaccacctctgatctttcatcacttttgcaatcatacccataaattttaaaaagtgtcaatttagtgtattcatcattcatttttttttttaatttcaccaatttgttaaaattttccattaaacCTTAAATGAaggtgtcaaaattcttaaaatatcactttttttttttaaggaaaaaaagaaaaagaaaattgctaagatttaggctttggttaggatttaatgaaaattgcaaaaatacccatgcctaaatatttgaaatttctctaattaaatttaCCAATTCCTATCTACACATGTTaactcacatttcaattaaaatattgtaCGTATTGAGCCAAACTCCTTACATGTAAAtaaaatgttaaagtattaattaaataattaaattaactttttCCTATCGACTTaaccttaaaaaagaaaaaaaaaaaaagtgacaattAAGGAACGCATTTGTGCTGCAGAATTAACCTGCAAGCTTACTCTATCGAGGTGAAAAAGCTGGCCATGGCAATCTTAGGTCACATGGCTAAAGCTTTGAAGATGGATGCTGAGGAAATGGAAGACCTTTTTAGTGATGGAATTCAGTCAATGAGAATGAATTACTATCCTCCATGCCCTGAACCCAATAAAACCATTGGCTTCTCACCTCATTCTGATGCTGATGCTCTGACAATTCTCTATCAGCTCAATGAAACAGAAGGCCTGCAAATCCGAAAGGATGGGAGATGGGTTCCCGTTAAACCTCTTCCAAATGCTTTTGTAGTCAATGTTGGAGATATTATGGAGGTGCTCCTTCACTTTGATCTAAAttggttcgtttgggtttatgattttaaaaagtgtgatttgaaaatgtgatttttaaaaaatgcagttAGGGTGCGTTTGACACTGCGATTTCTTagataaaaagtgcgattttagaCCTAATAGCATAAAATTGCTTGTTTGGaattacgttttaaaaaaaaaaaattgctatttgaaaccatagaaaatatgtattttcaaatcgtaggcaataaggtgttttttttttaaaatgcacaaattttaaagCTAAACTACTCTTTTGATAagcacttaactgcgtttttaaaagattacgttttcaaatagtacattttaaaatcattatttttgaactgcaaacccaaacggacccttaagcGTTAAGTAAAATTACaggttaacttttaaaattatatatttttaaaacgaACCCATTGCTTACGATTTGAAAACTCAAAttgttttacattttcaaattgcaattaaCGTATTTTCAAACGAtacattttctgcaattttgtttaaaactgAACTTTAAGTATATGAAATCGTAGTACCAAACACACACCAATAGAATAGCTTAAACTCAATTTCTGTTGCCAAAAGAGAAGAATAATCTATGAAACTTCGAGGATTGTTAGGCTATAAATGAGTTGCCAGAATATTGTCACCAAATTTCTTGTTTTCCCTGCAGATTTTAAGCAATGGGATTTATAGGAGCATTGAGCATAGGGCAACAGTAAACTCAGGAAAAGAGAGGCTCTCCATTGCTACATTTCATAGTTCCAAACTAGACTCAGAAGTGGGCCCTGCAACCAGCCTTATTGCCCCTCATAACCCAGCAATCTTTAGGAAAGTTCCTTTCGAGAAGTACATTAAGGACTTTTTTGATCGAAAACTGAAAGGAAAGTCATACCTTGATTTCATGAGAATAGAAAATGGTGAGGGCAAAGCATGTTGAATATTGTATCAGCAAAAGAAATTGAGTAGCCACAAAGGTGAGGTTGCAAGAGTTTAGTTCTTTACTCTGCATGTTCTATCATGAGGAGCGAATTTCAGTGAACTTTTTTTATACTTTAGAACAATAAACACAGCAATTTCTTTAATAGTCTCGTTCTTTATATATTATGATCCTCTTAATATTTGTGTAGAAATCTAAAATACGAGAATAAAAgcggaagaaaaagagaaaaaaaaaaaaaaaaaaaaaaaagaattacaagtGGTTCGGTATCAGATACTTACGTCCACAACTACGAATTAGCCTTAAAGACTACATTGTGCTCAATAACTTGATGATTTACAATAGAtaggtccctatttatagttgaataagtcgacttgtacaagtaaacctaaatcgacttatataaaaaaatacaaattgacatagactaaaaaatataaatcaataatattatattaaaaacataaaatatagtCTAACAATACTTAAGAAAAATACACCACTGGTTTTCGGCCATGGGAAGAAGCTTCAAGCTTCCCTCCCCCATCTTTTTGTACCAACCGCCTCTTCGGAGGCTCCTCTTCTCTTCCAAACAATGAGCTCACCGGTAGTCTCATTTTTTCACCGTGTTTTGTGCGATTTTTGAGAGGGTTGTTAAGTTGAAATTTTTGGATCTAGATCTACGCTTCCCTCTCCATTATCTCAAAACACGGGCCTCACCATTGGGTTCGCCGGACTCCTCTGAGTCTTCCGCTGGCCAGCGTGCCCCCAACCGACCTTGACACACCGGTGCGTGGCTTGCATGTGGCAGGATCTGTTCTGGCACTTGGCGGTCACACCCCACCTCCCCGTCTTCCACCCACCTCGGTTGGCAGCGTCTTTTGGTGGATTCGACGTTTTCTTGATAGCGGCACCCCCTCCCTTCCCCTGACCGAATCTCTGTTGTTAAGTTTTATTATTGtcttgttttttgcttttttaggtTAGATCTCGCAATTTGCATGTTGCATGTACAAGGATTGCTGGTTTTTATGGCTTTTTTAGCTTAGATTTCTCATCTCTTAGTTTTTTTAGTGAACTTCATTGTAAAGAAAAGTTCTTTATTATTGTACTTGTTATCATTGTATTTGTTTTGGTAACTGCTTCCAAGTCAATTTCTGGCTTTGTGTTTAGAGGGTCTTTTTAGAAAGTCTTTCAATGTACTGCAAGGATTTCTGTTTAAATGAAGTTAAaatttctgtaaaaaaaaaaaaaaaaaaaaaaaaaaaaaaaaaaggaaaaaagaaaaatacaccACGTAAAAAGCATCTTCCAAATCCTGTCATTTAACACCAACATGGGGTGGACAGGACACTAGGACAGGAGCCACAGGAGTCCATATCTTCAATTAAAACATATGGAGGGCTCTCTGTCCGAGCCGGAACTCTCTTGTCCAGACATCCTATTTAAGCAGGTGGACTCTAAATAATGTTTGGAAAACACTTATTTGTTTGGAAAACCCTTTCACGGCCTCTGTTCAATAACAAGGAATAAGAATATTCAATCGTAATGAATTCCGATCCTAAAAGAATATGGGGTTGGGCTATCATATcaactaatttttttgttttttgttttttgttttttaaattcaaagtGGGTCAAAGAATGGGGCCCATCATATGGTGCCGTgggtataaaaaagtgaaaaaattataatttagcccATAAAATTGCCGGTTGTTTTGTAAATAGTCTTAAGAATTATTAACGTTTGGACtttggccctccaaactaccaaatagtttgaaaaatgctaattttgtcgaaatatgtcTGTAATACCGATGTcacatatcatttttcaattttaaaaaaataataataaatttttaaaaaaaaataaataaataaaattaagaaactgaaaaaagctgtttttttttaattttcttaaaaacaattaaaaaataaataaatttttaatttttttaattgaaaaatgacacgtgataggggtattttaggaatatttcgacaaagtTAGCctttttgaaatgttttgatagtttgaggggtaaAGGTTTAGGCGTTGGTAGTTCGTGAGGCTACTTGCAAAACGGTTGGCAATTTAGatggctaaactgtaattttccctaaaaaaaactaataatttcgTCAATGGCAAAATTTCATATGATACTCGGTGCTATAAGCAGATAGAATTTCTTATTACATCACAGTTTTACTGGATATTGTTTTGCTTTCCATTGAAAAAGTCGGAAATAAGAAGAATGACACTGAAAACTTTCTTGTGGTTTCCCACTGCAAATCAAATCACACGGATTaagattctctcaaattatttgtcagaatttgagagaatttgaacagataattgtaggaGACCATTTATGAAACTCGACTGACCGGATAAGTAGTTGaacagcccaatttttatttggtcaggtgacGGGTCcaataagtggtctctcacaatcacttgctccaattttctcaaattcgagcaaataatttgaaaaaaatcctATTCCACAATaccaaaataaaagcaaaaacttCTCACCCACACATATCCCCACAAACAAGCCAACCCAATCGATCAcccaaaccaaaaccctaaacaaatTATTGAACTTTACCACAAGCACTTCTTTCTCATCTAAAGTCAGTGACTCAGTGCACCAAAAGACAACACAAACCCAAATTGATCTTCCAAAATCTCTTTTTGGCTTTGAACCAATAATAGCTTCATTTTATGCTGCTAATATTTATCTTACCTGAAATTTTCCAAGAACTCAACAATATGTAGTTTGATTTCATTCAcatctctcaaaataatttcAGAGATGTAATTTGAAACAATGCGAAGAGAATTTAGtcatctgttaaaaaaaaaaaccaagttaaCCAACATGTATATTACGAATAGTAAAATCTCAATCTCAATTTTCTACTTCTATTACGACCCAATTTCAGTGAAGTGAGAAAGGATCAAATCCTAACTAAAGCTTCAATAATGGATCTCAATCTTGGGTTTCTCCAAATGAATCAATATATACCTTTATATCTATCATGTTCAACACTttctattacttatcaaaaaaaaaatatgttcaaCAATTTGTTTTTACTAAAACCGcttttcatatcaaattttgaaaaaaattgatactAGATATAAACTAGGTAATAAATCTCTTGTATTGGAATCAAATATcttatcctctctctctctctccagcttCTATAAGGTATTAAAAAGTACTGCATAGatgctgtagtttaaaactacaacGTTTTGTACTTACTCCTAATGTAAAGTAAACTACCACATGACTTAAAAGAGGACGACACCGTTTACAAAACCAGAAAACCAACCAAAACATGTTCTATGAAATCACACAAAAATAGGGATTTTTGACAAGATTGATGGGATAATATCAGGGATTCCAGAACTAGAGAACCAACCGTTTGGCATTATGATAGTCGAATCTAACATAAACAAGATATGGCTTTCTAGCTACTAAATGTAACGATCTTTTGAGTATGAGAAACACAACATCTTTCTTCAATGAAATTGAAGAGAAAACCTCCCAAAATATGAACACGTGCATTTATTCaagcaaaaattttgaaaagtacCTATAATAACATCTTCCTGTACTTCTAGGTTCTCTCTGTCAAGCCTGAACAACAAAGATctggatcttcttcttctctgggGCAGAGCAAGAACAACGGTGGTCGATGACTCGATGGCTTCGTTCTGAGCGGAGGCGCCAGCGTCGATGATATTCTCTGTTGATTCAGGCTTCGACGTcgacaagagagagagaaaatgggaTACCTTTGCAATCATTTTTCAAGTCATTGATGCTGTTAGTCATGTTAGTAAACGGTGCTGTTAGTGAAGTTAGTAAACGGTGCCATTCTTTTTTAAGTCATGTGATAGTTTACACTTAGAGTAAATATAAAAcgctgtagtttaaaactacagcatCTATGCGGTACTTTCTAGTACATAAAAACCAGAGCGTCTATGCGATAAACAATTTTGAAAGTAGATAAAAACTTGTACAAATCTTTGAACTTCTATGCGAATCATATGCGAATCATAGGTCTGCACATCCCTAGCAACGGGACCAAGGAGACAGCTCTGTCCAACATACAACAAGAGTGGAAAAAGAACCCATGAGCCATTAGACGTATCCTCCCCAATCAACCATGGCTAGACCGGGCTCTGTATTGACATGTTCTCTCTGTCTCGCCCTCTCTCTGCAATTGGATGCCAATTTGGTGAAAGGATATACTGTATAAATTATTACTGGAAAACATATTTAGAAGGAATTAATATCGAAGGACTGTTTCCGAGGGTTCAGGCAGGAATTCCGTGGTCAAAGCTGTGGTGGATGAGGCAAGGCCAGGCTAActttcaaaatcaggtcacctAAAATTCAATGAACATTCataaatcaataattaaaaGATGGCCTTCAAGATCAAAAGAAGCGCTCATAATTCAAGTACAGCAAATTGAATTGTTTAAAACACCCACCAATGCTAGATCAGAGGACAACGAACCATAATAAAACTACTGTTTgccacaatttttgtacaagaAACCACGTTGGCTATTTATAGTGCTTCCATCTTACATGTCAGTGTCTACAGGGATGAACAGAGGACTGAGATCTAGATTTTCCACTCGATGCATGCGGAAACCCAGAATGGACGCTTTTCGGCTGGATTTGTTAAGGCACACTACGGTGGAGATGAAACCCATCAACGATTGTGATCATCTTGATCAGATTCTACTCCATGCAAACCAGCTCTCTGAACccattctctccctctccctctccctctctctcatggGCAAGCTTTTTGGAAAATAGTGTTGTTTTGGTTGGGTATTTGGATGTCCAAAACATAGAGATTAAATTAGAAGATGGCAAAAATGCTTTTTCTCTGGGGTGGCACCCCTCCACTACTAATGGGGATGTTTGTGGAGATGCTTTTTGGgtgagacttttttttcttctttttttaatatattttttgaatatttttgaatatttttttatatatatataacacaataaaaaatattattttaagatgatgcGGTGAAAATGTAGAGGTGACACTAATGAATGTCGAAAAGGTGGACGAAAAACTCACAAAGGGACCTTTTTTAAGTTCATAAAAATATTAGGAAgtaaaagttgatttttaaaagtgaatGAATGATTTCAAATCGCGCATTTACTTTAAATATGATATATAGATAGGTATCTCCGTGGATAGAAATAAAGATAGGGATCCATCTAGATCTTGATTTATAATACATTTACCTAAAAACTTGATCTAAACCATAAAATAGTTAATTTCCAACTCACTTATAGGTGTAATTtacaaataaacaagaaaaacctGTTTGTATATATACCGGGCTGACAAAaagtttctttttgtattttattatgaTCTTTGAAATCTTATCATGTTAACACTGAAATATCATTGCTTCAAATGGTATATAGAAttcaattttaatcaaattgaaatcaaatcgTTGGCCTGCtctacatttatttatttatttaaaaaaagtggtttggttcAATTAACAAACTTCTtaagaaatgttaaaaaaatgaaattgacttctaaaataaagctAGTGTGTGTGcataatgtgttaacaaaataatgcggaaaataaataacacaaattttttattaacgaagtgaaaactcaaaatgagaaaaaccactccggggtagcaaaacccaggatatccactattcagaagtcaatactagttacaagatagtagcactcacatacctctgatacagtggtcgtaccttgcactctaacgtgtaacctaacacgaacgcctcccaactaagtctcctacctgaagtagtcttcaatggaatcttttatcttagggtcaacccctaagatagacttcagtttaagcgcagtaACAGGACACACAACAACAGCTTTAGAGAAAACAATTCAGcccaataacctcacaaaataactctctaagcactagtggaattcagtaTCGAATACTTGCAATTCTCAAGTACtggggcccctatttataggctgagggctcaAATGAACGTCTTGCTTGATAACgctgggcgccgtccgaacggtggtcataggccatCCGGACGAACAATTGTGCGAtcgaaattctgaaaatttcgctgaagatctttcctgtttgagagctgcgtccgaacggtgaggcACTGCTGTCCGAATGGTCGCACgaccgctgcaagtaatttccttataaaggcttcgcgcatccggaccaggaggatggccgTCTGGACAGGTGATCTGctatacgcaatttccatatttgtcatacgcgcgtccggaccatggtagattggtgtccggacggttgagtttgaattgcgaacttgctTTAAGGAGTAGCGCGGCCGAACAGGAATCcaagtcatccggacggttgcggcaatcttcccatatctgtgctTGGAAATAAATTCTGAGGCTTGATCAAACACTGAGGATtgttcggacgggctgctgaatcgtccggacggatgcaagctggagcagttcgaagcttctcgacaaagaggaaggtccgggcgggaatccacgtcgtccggacggttgatgcaTTGGACAGCCGGGCGTCCTGACGGTATGagacgtcgtctggacggctggcagggaaccggatttttctgacttgcaaactgtgcagaatcttctggaacacttctgaatagcggaatccctgataaaaagcatctttacaataaaatgattttgtccagcAGGATGCGACCCATTAAGAGGACCGAGTCATTTGTTTGaccaattttttactttttgtaattatttcaacactattttaatttgatttaagTCTATTGTTGAGAGCCCACATCTTTTTCATTTATAGAATAATTCACTTCTTCCTTTTGAATTAGAACTGAGAAAGATCCTCCCCTATAACCcttttaattattcaattaaaaaaataataataataacatactCAGGTTTCTCAAAAATTTGAACAGCTTAAAATACAAGACTTACTTCTTCGACACGGATTAACCTTACAACCCTTCTCTCTTAGACCATATAAATTTCTATAAAATTCAGATCCTCCACCTTTCTCTCATTATATATAAtccatgttttttatttttcttttttcttttttttatttggtataATCCAATTTTTACTTTACCCAATATAAAGTGTCCCTTGAAGCCATTGGTGACCACATGACATCAACTCTAAACTTTGTCATCATTCAAACGGAGatattataaattaataaagTTATAAGATAAGGTACGCCAAAAGAGCCTCTCGCTCTCTCACGACTCTCAGCTATTGACAAAAAGccaggctctctctctctctctctacctcaaCCTGCTTCGATCCGCGTATCCATGGAGTCACAAACAGAAGCAGCAGTTAACTTTGGAAGATCTATCATAGTGCCTAGTGTTCAGGAACTAGCCAAGGAACCCATCGCCCACATCCCCCCGCGATACGtgcaagaagatatggaccgttCGATCGTCTCCGATGAGCCATCCCTTCCGGCGGTACCCGTCATCGATTTACAGAGATTGGTTGTTGAAGATTCCATAAACTCTGAGTTGGAGAGGCTGCACTCTGCCTGCAAAGACTGGGGATTCTTCCAGGTATATATGTAAATGGCTCGACCGTTTGTCAATTGCATTGAGATTATTGTATTATAtgtttataatatattaaaaataaaaatattatattaataaataacgtATAATACAAAACACTTCAAActaattttacttttatgtcacaaaataatcaaaattatttgaaaaatatatatataactccctCAAGCAActaattttacttttatgtcacaaaagaatcaaaattatttgaaaaaatatatatataactctctCAAGCTACTGTCTTTACCTTCTTATGacaaaaaaatacatttcataaaattattaaaattaaaaaaaaaattataataatattatttaaaaaatctaaaataacgaaaagttataaaaataaaaaacaaaaagataaaaataaaaaacaaaaaaataaaataaataaaaggttttttttttaatttttttactataattttcagttatttttcgtttgttttttttttaaattatttttttttaatttgctttttaaaaagtttttttatttttattttttagttttagtttttttcaaatttataaggaccttttttttttactgggaaaaaaattttatggtcatttttgtctttttatttgtctttttggaCGGATATTGAcatattttgatagtttgaagggaacattaacacaattgatagCTTGAGGAGAACAttaacaattgagtggtagtttgagaggatatgtatacttttctcaaattatttcaacttttatgtcttaaatttatatatatttttttgtttcttatagCTTTCCTAGAATTTAGAAAGCACTGATCACTTGAGTGCTTT harbors:
- the LOC133879918 gene encoding protein SRG1-like, coding for MESQTEAAVNFGRSIIVPSVQELAKEPIAHIPPRYVREDKDRSIVSDQPSLPAVPVINLQRLVVEDSMNSELERLHSACKDWGFFQVTNHGVSTSLLEEFKTEIDNFFKLPYEEKKKLWQQPDNQEGFGQLFVVSEDQKLDWSDMFYVTTLPLNLREGELFDKLPPKLRINLQAYSIEVKKLAMAILGHMAKALKMDAEEMEDLFSDGIQSMRMNYYPPCPEPNKTIGFSPHSDADALTILYQLNETEGLQIRKDGRWVPVKPLPNAFVVNVGDIMEILSNGIYRSIEHRATVNSGKERLSIATFHSSKLDSEVGPATSLIAPHNPAIFRKVPFEKYIKDFFDRKLKGKSYLDFMRIENGEGKAC